A window of the Bufo gargarizans isolate SCDJY-AF-19 chromosome 1, ASM1485885v1, whole genome shotgun sequence genome harbors these coding sequences:
- the LOC122924965 gene encoding gastrula zinc finger protein XlCGF26.1-like translates to MLSLNYKVEDEDILQCSSGENLITLIVHPGLHSTDLSYNHPNHEEPSPDQSQIVTSTGQKWGERFHYGKEFIHSLGLSEHKVIHTGEKPYSCSHCKKCFTDKSHFVAHERSHTGEKPYSCSECGKYFTQKAGLFKHQRFHTGEKPYSCSECGKCFSQKYNLVEHQRIHTGEKPYSCSECGKCFKQRTNLIQHQRSHTGEKPYSCLECGKCFTYYTQLAIHEKNHTGEKPYSCSECGKYFIYKSQLVMHERMHTGEKPYSCSECGKCFRKKSDLVTHNRIHTGEKPYSCSECGKCFKQRTNLIQHQRSHTGEKPYSCLECGKCFTYNTQLAIHEKNHTGEKPYSCSECGKYFIYKSQLVMHERMHTGEKPYSCSECGKCFRQKSELVTHNRIHTGEKPYSCSECGKCFTQQTHLSKHQRFHTGEQPYSCSECGRCFTGKSSLVAHEKSHKGEKPYSCSECGKCFTRKSILVAHERSHTGEKPFSCSECGKCFTDKSNLVKHLRIHTGVKPYSCSECGKSFTQKSYLVKHQKFYTGKSHTLVQN, encoded by the coding sequence ATGTTATCACTAAATTATAAAGTGGAAGATGAAGATATCCTGCAGTGCTCTTCAGGAGAAAACTTAATTACCCTTATAgtacatccaggacttcacagtacagattTATCCTATAATCATCCTAATCAtgaggaaccttctcctgaccaatcacagattgttacaAGTACAGGTCAGAAATGGGGTGAAAGGTTTCACTATGGTAAAGAGTTCATACACAGCTTAGGTCTTTCTGAGCACAAAGTaattcatacaggagagaaaccatactcCTGTTCACATTGTaagaaatgttttacagataaatcacatTTTGTTGCACATGAGAGAAGTCAtacaggagaaaagccatattcatgttcagaatgtggaaaatattTTACTCAAAAAGCAGGTCTGTTTAAACATCAGAgatttcacacaggcgagaagccgtattcatgttcagaatgtgggaaatgtttttcacAAAAATACAACCTTgttgaacatcagagaattcacacaggggagaagccatattcatgttcagaatgtggaaagtgcTTTAAACAAAGAACAAATCTTATTCAGCATCAGAGATCTCACacgggagagaaaccatattcatgtttagaatgtgggaaatgctttacgtATTACACTCAACTTGCTATACATGAgaaaaatcacacaggagagaagccatattcatgttcagaatgtgggaaatattttatatataaatcacAACTTGTTATGCATGAGAGAatgcacacaggagagaaaccatattcctgttcagaatgtgggaaatgttttagaaaaaaatcagatcttgttacacataacagaattcacacaggagagaagccatattcatgttcagaatgtgggaagtgctttAAACAAAGAACAAATCTTATTCAGCATCAGAGATCTCACacgggagagaaaccatattcatgtttagaatgtgggaaatgctttacgtATAACACTCAACTTGCTATACATGAgaaaaatcacacaggagagaagccatattcatgttcagaatgtgggaaatattttatatataaatcacAACTTGTTATGCATGAGAGAatgcacacaggagagaaaccatattcatgttcagaatgtgggaaatgttttagacaAAAATCAGAGCTTGTTACACATaacagaattcacacaggagagaagccatattcatgttcagaatgtgggaaatgttttacacaacaAACACATTTGAGTAAGCATCAGAGATTTCACACAGGAGAgcagccgtattcatgttcagaatgtgggagatgttttacaGGGAAATCATCGCTTGTTGCacatgaaaaaagtcacaaaggagagaaaccatattcatgttcagaatgtgggaaatgttttacaaggaaatctattcttgttgcacatgaaagaagtcacacaggagaaaaaccgttttcatgttcagaatgtggaaaatgttttacagataaatcaaatcttgtaaAACAtttgagaattcacacaggagtgaaaccatattcatgttctgaatgtgggaaaagttttacacagaaatcatatcttgttaaacatcagaaatTTTACACAGGGAAAAGCCATACTCTTGTTCAGAATTAA